Proteins encoded in a region of the Haloarchaeobius salinus genome:
- a CDS encoding heterodisulfide reductase-related iron-sulfur binding cluster has protein sequence MTVPPLQTPGRETFWQIGHVQEIVFYFFAAMALLTFGWGVYRRFMRYTRGADDWFDRTDDIVSRVVEATKIVATNEKQFNRDLYGGLMHTFIMWGFLTLFIGTVIIGIDIDLWQKALGNEPFLQGAFYLSYSLVMDAMGLLFVVGVGMAIYRRYWVRNERLWGKHTSTEDTLFVWTLFLLGVGGYVVEGLRILGEGAGSTSMPEYEIVSFVGWFTARSFQAVGVTPTLAADVYVAVWWSHALLAFGFIALIPFAKPFHMLSSFANVVTRDEKAGKRLPSVPADLDAETGAASIDHFSWKEILDQDACTKCGRCSSVCPAKASGRPLDPRDVILDLKQYRENLEAGGDEKAIVADGGTSVIDADTMESCMSCMACMDACPVEIEHLKSFTRMNRELTDAGEIQPSMQEVFQNVMQKGNTFGDPNRKRGDWADDVDVDVADAREQEVEYLWYVGDYPSFDDRNKKVARSLATILDAADVSFGILFDDEKYDGNDIRRVGEEFLYIELAGHHVESFEDCEFEKIVCTDPHSYNTIKNEYPEVDFEEFADDPVMPFDYEGTWNADGEIDVYHWTQVVEELVPRLGLSGDELDYTVTYHDPCHLGRYNDEYEAPRELVKATGCELHEMPRNRADSFCCGGGGGGLWMELEEEEKPSEERLREALEDTAAGSEIEKFVVACPMCMTMYEDGRKTGGFEDDIEIVDVAELVVEAIGERETAGL, from the coding sequence ATGACAGTTCCGCCGTTACAGACCCCCGGACGGGAGACGTTCTGGCAGATAGGCCACGTCCAGGAGATCGTGTTCTACTTCTTCGCTGCGATGGCGCTGCTGACGTTCGGCTGGGGCGTCTACCGGCGGTTCATGCGGTACACGCGCGGCGCGGATGACTGGTTCGACCGGACCGACGACATCGTCTCGCGTGTCGTCGAGGCGACGAAGATCGTCGCCACCAACGAGAAGCAGTTCAACCGCGACCTGTACGGGGGCCTGATGCACACGTTCATCATGTGGGGCTTTCTCACGCTGTTCATCGGGACCGTCATCATCGGCATCGACATCGACCTCTGGCAGAAGGCGCTGGGCAACGAGCCGTTCCTGCAGGGCGCGTTCTACCTCTCCTACTCGCTCGTGATGGACGCGATGGGGCTGCTGTTCGTCGTCGGCGTCGGCATGGCCATCTACCGGCGCTACTGGGTGCGCAACGAGCGCCTCTGGGGCAAGCACACCAGCACCGAGGACACCCTGTTCGTCTGGACGCTGTTCCTGCTCGGGGTCGGCGGCTACGTCGTCGAGGGCCTGCGCATCCTCGGCGAGGGTGCGGGCAGCACCTCGATGCCGGAGTACGAGATCGTCAGCTTCGTCGGCTGGTTCACCGCCCGGTCGTTCCAGGCTGTCGGCGTCACGCCGACTCTCGCCGCCGACGTCTACGTCGCGGTGTGGTGGAGCCACGCCCTGCTCGCGTTCGGGTTCATCGCGCTCATCCCGTTCGCGAAGCCGTTCCACATGCTCTCCTCGTTCGCGAACGTCGTCACCCGCGACGAGAAGGCGGGCAAGCGGCTCCCCTCGGTCCCGGCCGACCTCGACGCCGAGACGGGTGCCGCGAGCATCGACCACTTCAGCTGGAAGGAGATCCTCGACCAGGACGCCTGCACGAAGTGCGGCCGCTGTTCCTCGGTCTGTCCGGCGAAGGCCTCCGGTCGCCCGCTCGACCCGCGCGACGTCATCCTCGACCTGAAGCAGTACCGCGAGAACCTCGAGGCCGGCGGTGACGAGAAGGCCATCGTCGCCGACGGCGGCACGTCGGTCATCGACGCCGACACGATGGAGTCCTGCATGTCCTGCATGGCCTGCATGGACGCCTGCCCCGTCGAGATCGAGCACCTGAAGAGCTTCACCCGGATGAACCGCGAACTGACCGACGCCGGGGAGATACAGCCCTCGATGCAGGAGGTGTTCCAGAACGTGATGCAGAAGGGCAACACCTTCGGCGACCCCAACCGGAAGCGCGGCGACTGGGCCGACGACGTCGACGTCGACGTGGCCGACGCCCGCGAGCAGGAGGTCGAGTACCTCTGGTACGTCGGCGACTACCCGAGCTTCGACGACCGAAACAAGAAGGTCGCCCGCTCGCTGGCGACCATCCTCGACGCGGCCGACGTGAGCTTCGGTATCCTGTTCGACGACGAGAAGTACGACGGCAACGACATCCGCCGCGTCGGCGAGGAGTTCCTCTACATCGAGCTGGCGGGCCACCACGTCGAGTCCTTCGAGGACTGCGAGTTCGAGAAGATCGTCTGCACGGACCCGCACTCCTACAACACCATCAAGAACGAGTACCCCGAGGTCGACTTCGAGGAGTTCGCCGACGACCCCGTGATGCCGTTCGACTACGAGGGCACGTGGAACGCGGACGGCGAGATCGACGTCTACCACTGGACGCAGGTCGTCGAGGAACTCGTCCCCCGGCTCGGGCTCTCCGGGGACGAGCTCGACTACACCGTCACCTACCACGACCCGTGTCACCTCGGCCGGTACAACGACGAGTACGAGGCCCCGCGCGAACTCGTGAAGGCCACCGGCTGCGAGCTCCACGAGATGCCGCGCAACCGCGCCGACTCGTTCTGCTGCGGTGGCGGCGGCGGTGGTCTCTGGATGGAACTGGAGGAGGAGGAGAAGCCCAGCGAGGAGCGACTCCGCGAGGCGCTCGAGGACACCGCTGCGGGCTCGGAGATCGAGAAGTTCGTCGTCGCCTGCCCGATGTGCATGACGATGTACGAGGACGGCCGGAAGACCGGCGGCTTCGAGGACGACATCGAGATCGTCGACGTGGCCGAGCTCGTCGTCGAGGCCATCGGCGAGCGCGAGACGGCCGGGCTGTAG
- a CDS encoding redoxin domain-containing protein has product MELEFDVVDLPETEHVAVDETAPDFTRPLVNEEYWEDVSLSDLTDEGPVLLVAHSMDGAFPATYVWNEIRDREWGERFDAQVVGISVSDPYAHKRLIEERGIDHALFSDPAAGVAAEYGIENDLDGMAGVAEFRPAVFLVDGDRTVQYAWVAREWPDFPDYDAVETALDEL; this is encoded by the coding sequence ATGGAGCTCGAGTTCGACGTGGTCGACCTGCCCGAGACGGAGCACGTCGCGGTCGACGAGACGGCACCCGACTTCACCCGTCCGCTGGTGAACGAGGAGTACTGGGAGGACGTCTCGCTCTCGGACCTGACCGACGAGGGGCCGGTGCTGCTCGTCGCCCACTCGATGGACGGGGCGTTCCCGGCGACGTACGTCTGGAACGAGATCCGCGACCGCGAGTGGGGCGAGCGCTTCGACGCGCAGGTCGTCGGCATCTCGGTCTCGGACCCGTACGCTCACAAGCGGCTCATCGAGGAGCGCGGCATCGACCACGCCCTGTTCTCGGACCCCGCCGCCGGCGTCGCCGCCGAGTACGGCATCGAGAACGACCTCGACGGGATGGCCGGCGTCGCGGAGTTCCGGCCCGCGGTCTTCCTCGTCGACGGGGACCGCACGGTCCAGTACGCCTGGGTCGCCCGCGAGTGGCCCGACTTCCCCGACTACGACGCGGTCGAGACCGCGCTCGACGAGCTGTAG
- a CDS encoding aspartate kinase, translating into MRVVAKFGGTSLGSGDRINRAADSVASAVREGHEIAVVASAMGNTTDELLDDITFEADDSDRAEIVSMGERTSVRMLKAALTARGIDAVFLEPGHPDWPVVTDEHGEVDVEETTKRAAKLADQLDGVVPVITGFLAETPDGSIATLGRGGSDTTAVMLGKYLDADEVVIVTDVEGVMTGDPHVVEGARNVGQISVDELRNLSFRGAEVVAPSALSYKDDELAVRVVHYQHGDLLSGGTSITGEFRHLVDLREEPLACVTVAGRAIRNQSGVFHQLASSLAESGINVDAVASGMDTVTFYVDERESERAENILHREVIDDEMLSSVTVEDGLAVVRITGGELPNEPGVINTIVSPMAEAGINIHELITSATSVAVVVAWDDREETLEILQELY; encoded by the coding sequence ATGCGCGTAGTCGCCAAGTTCGGGGGGACCAGCCTCGGCAGCGGCGACCGCATCAACCGGGCCGCCGACTCGGTCGCGAGCGCGGTACGCGAGGGCCACGAGATAGCCGTCGTGGCGAGTGCGATGGGGAACACGACCGACGAACTGCTCGACGACATCACCTTCGAAGCGGACGACTCCGACCGGGCCGAGATCGTCAGCATGGGCGAGCGAACGTCGGTGCGGATGCTGAAGGCCGCACTGACAGCCCGGGGAATCGACGCGGTGTTCCTCGAGCCCGGTCACCCCGACTGGCCGGTCGTCACGGACGAACACGGGGAGGTCGACGTCGAGGAGACGACGAAGCGCGCGGCCAAGCTGGCAGACCAGCTCGACGGTGTCGTCCCGGTCATCACGGGCTTCCTGGCCGAGACACCCGACGGCTCCATCGCGACGCTCGGCCGCGGCGGCAGCGACACGACCGCGGTGATGCTCGGCAAGTACCTGGACGCCGACGAGGTCGTCATCGTCACCGACGTCGAGGGCGTCATGACCGGCGACCCGCACGTCGTCGAAGGTGCCCGGAACGTCGGCCAGATCTCGGTCGACGAGCTCCGCAACCTCTCCTTCCGTGGGGCCGAAGTCGTCGCGCCCTCCGCCCTGTCGTACAAGGACGACGAGCTGGCGGTCCGCGTCGTCCACTACCAGCACGGCGACCTGCTCTCGGGCGGGACGAGCATCACCGGCGAGTTCAGACATCTGGTCGACCTCCGCGAGGAGCCGCTGGCCTGTGTCACCGTCGCCGGCCGGGCAATCCGCAACCAGTCCGGCGTGTTCCACCAGCTCGCGTCGTCGCTGGCGGAGTCGGGCATCAACGTCGACGCCGTCGCCAGCGGGATGGACACCGTCACGTTCTACGTCGACGAGAGGGAGTCCGAACGCGCCGAGAACATCCTCCACCGCGAGGTCATCGACGACGAGATGCTCTCCTCGGTCACCGTCGAGGACGGCCTCGCCGTGGTGCGTATCACCGGCGGCGAGCTCCCGAACGAGCCCGGCGTCATCAACACCATCGTCTCGCCGATGGCCGAGGCGGGTATCAACATCCACGAGCTCATCACCTCCGCGACGAGCGTCGCCGTCGTCGTCGCCTGGGACGACCGCGAGGAGACACTGGAGATACTGCAGGAGCTGTACTGA
- a CDS encoding GyrI-like domain-containing protein, translated as MTSIDDPRMVHRDGFTVVGLSTRATDQTDLGAHWSEFDSRHSSYTDRIDSDEAFGVLFDFDDGTGSFTYLVGVEPSNGTEIPPTLDRVEVPGGNYAVFTVGLDEVETLMDYVYDEWFPSVEFERTDDPEFEYYGPDFDPRDGDATLDVYVPVAD; from the coding sequence ATGACCAGCATCGACGACCCGCGAATGGTCCACCGTGACGGGTTCACCGTCGTCGGGCTCTCGACACGCGCGACCGACCAGACCGACCTCGGCGCACACTGGAGCGAGTTCGACAGCCGCCACAGTTCCTACACCGACCGCATCGACTCCGACGAGGCGTTCGGCGTCCTGTTCGACTTCGACGACGGGACCGGCTCCTTCACGTACCTCGTCGGCGTCGAACCGTCGAACGGGACGGAGATCCCGCCGACGCTCGACCGGGTCGAGGTACCCGGCGGGAACTACGCGGTGTTCACCGTCGGGCTCGACGAGGTCGAGACGCTGATGGACTACGTGTACGACGAGTGGTTCCCGTCGGTGGAGTTCGAGCGCACCGACGACCCCGAGTTCGAGTACTACGGTCCCGACTTCGACCCCCGCGACGGCGATGCGACGCTGGACGTGTACGTCCCGGTCGCCGACTGA
- a CDS encoding glutathione S-transferase N-terminal domain-containing protein codes for MSEAPPITLYRLQACPFCERVVRVLDEYDLDYRSRFVEPLHSRRNVVKRVSGKRTVPAIVDENTGVTMSESANIVDYLHATYGGEA; via the coding sequence ATGTCCGAGGCACCACCCATCACACTCTACCGGCTCCAGGCGTGCCCGTTCTGCGAGCGTGTCGTCCGCGTACTCGACGAGTACGACCTCGACTACCGCTCGCGATTCGTCGAGCCGTTGCACTCCCGACGGAACGTCGTCAAGCGCGTCTCCGGCAAGCGAACCGTGCCGGCCATCGTCGACGAGAACACCGGCGTCACGATGTCCGAGAGCGCGAACATCGTCGACTACCTCCACGCGACCTACGGGGGTGAGGCCTGA
- a CDS encoding metallophosphoesterase family protein — protein MRFGVISDVHANAVALRAVLDDMPRVDGLLCAGDVVGYGPSPGECVDELAGRDVACVSGNHDRAVVTDTAFRFNDMARAGVEYAREQLTDAQLSWLADLPTERREHDGYVKLVHGHPDDPDHYTRPHEFSPDLLRGEAVLVMGHTHVQHHERHDEGIVMNPGSVGQPRDSDPRAAYAVLDMDDGTVEERRVEYDIERVQEQVREAGLPERIGSRLADGR, from the coding sequence ATGCGCTTCGGCGTCATCTCCGACGTGCACGCCAACGCGGTCGCCCTGCGCGCCGTCCTCGACGACATGCCCCGCGTCGACGGCCTGCTCTGTGCCGGGGACGTCGTCGGCTACGGCCCCTCCCCGGGCGAGTGCGTCGACGAGCTCGCCGGCCGTGACGTGGCGTGCGTGTCGGGCAACCACGACCGTGCGGTCGTCACCGACACCGCGTTCCGCTTCAACGACATGGCCCGTGCCGGGGTTGAGTACGCCCGCGAGCAGCTCACCGACGCCCAGCTTTCCTGGCTCGCCGACCTCCCGACCGAGCGCCGGGAGCACGACGGCTACGTCAAGCTCGTCCACGGCCACCCCGACGACCCGGACCACTACACCCGGCCCCACGAGTTCTCCCCCGACCTGCTCCGCGGCGAGGCCGTCCTCGTCATGGGCCACACGCACGTCCAGCACCACGAGCGCCACGACGAGGGTATCGTGATGAACCCCGGGAGCGTCGGCCAGCCGCGGGACAGCGACCCCCGCGCCGCCTACGCCGTGCTCGACATGGACGACGGCACTGTCGAGGAGCGACGGGTCGAGTACGACATCGAGCGGGTACAGGAGCAGGTGCGGGAGGCGGGTCTCCCGGAACGCATCGGGAGTCGGCTGGCGGACGGTCGGTAA
- a CDS encoding ArsR/SmtB family transcription factor, producing the protein MAADDLDDTRDAAAAFSLLGDASRLAILDALHEARGTPLAFAELHRRVDVRDSAKFNYHLKQLRPRFVAKGDDGYELTAAGRRLARAVTAGTYTDEQRLEPFDIDGECIDCGAEVLSAAYEDERFTVTCGDCDATVLAVRVPPTVVRGRDPEQVVDAFDRWSRLGTEQAAQGLCADCGGVVEPSVTDEAPGSIRYDALAVFDCTVCGRRTTTSFGALAYRHPAVERFHRDRDASLRDRPYWEVNQYVTDEHVEYVSRDPWRVRVRFHADGDTCLVSLDGDLEVVRTEVVEGEPEE; encoded by the coding sequence ATGGCAGCTGACGACCTGGACGACACACGAGACGCCGCCGCAGCGTTCTCGCTGCTCGGCGACGCGAGCCGACTGGCGATCCTCGATGCGCTCCACGAGGCACGCGGGACGCCGCTCGCGTTCGCCGAGCTGCACCGACGGGTCGACGTGCGCGACAGCGCGAAGTTCAACTACCACCTCAAGCAGCTCCGGCCGCGGTTCGTCGCGAAGGGTGACGACGGGTACGAGCTCACCGCGGCGGGCCGACGGCTCGCCCGCGCGGTCACCGCCGGGACCTACACCGACGAACAGCGCCTCGAGCCGTTCGACATCGACGGCGAGTGCATCGACTGCGGTGCCGAGGTGCTGTCGGCGGCCTACGAGGACGAACGGTTCACCGTCACCTGCGGCGACTGCGACGCGACCGTGCTCGCGGTTCGGGTCCCGCCGACGGTCGTCCGGGGGCGCGACCCCGAGCAGGTCGTCGACGCCTTCGACCGCTGGTCACGCCTCGGCACCGAGCAGGCGGCCCAGGGACTCTGTGCGGACTGCGGGGGCGTCGTCGAACCGTCGGTCACCGACGAGGCGCCCGGCTCCATCCGGTACGACGCCCTCGCCGTCTTCGACTGCACGGTCTGCGGTCGCCGGACGACGACCTCCTTCGGTGCGCTGGCGTACCGCCATCCGGCGGTCGAACGGTTCCACCGGGACCGCGACGCCTCGCTCCGCGACCGGCCCTACTGGGAGGTGAACCAGTACGTCACCGACGAACACGTCGAGTACGTTTCCCGCGACCCGTGGCGCGTCAGGGTGCGATTCCACGCCGACGGCGACACCTGTCTGGTGTCGCTCGACGGCGACCTCGAGGTGGTCCGCACCGAGGTCGTCGAGGGCGAACCGGAGGAGTAA
- a CDS encoding Dna2/Cas4 domain-containing protein, protein MLAFSDLREATYCPRKLYYVRRADRSVPDEVEAVRELAHRYDAILAGGCDEELAELAAVPPPAYREQLRHTVERCPRFDALREPAARDVLVTGRDCRGIAGKVLADPPAPSLVSPGRPPENGVWEPHSVWAVAAAKALAWENGTSVERAFVEYPAYGTVRTVEVTARRTAAYRRAMRTVEGIDGPPPRLRNSAKCESCEFADTCGVKTRTLRSLLGL, encoded by the coding sequence GTGCTCGCGTTCAGCGACCTCCGCGAGGCGACCTACTGCCCGCGCAAGTTGTACTACGTCCGCCGCGCCGACCGGTCGGTCCCCGACGAGGTCGAGGCGGTCCGTGAGCTGGCCCACCGGTACGACGCCATCCTCGCCGGCGGCTGCGACGAGGAGCTCGCGGAGCTGGCAGCAGTCCCACCCCCGGCGTACCGCGAGCAGCTCCGCCACACCGTCGAGCGTTGTCCCCGGTTCGACGCCCTCCGTGAGCCCGCCGCACGGGACGTGCTGGTGACCGGACGCGACTGCCGCGGTATCGCGGGGAAGGTGCTCGCGGACCCGCCCGCCCCGTCGCTCGTCTCGCCCGGGAGGCCGCCCGAGAACGGCGTCTGGGAGCCACACTCGGTGTGGGCCGTCGCGGCCGCGAAGGCGCTCGCGTGGGAGAACGGGACGTCGGTCGAGCGGGCGTTCGTCGAGTACCCCGCATACGGGACGGTCCGCACCGTCGAGGTCACAGCACGACGGACGGCGGCCTACCGGCGGGCGATGCGCACCGTCGAGGGGATCGACGGGCCGCCGCCGCGGCTCAGGAACAGCGCGAAGTGCGAGTCCTGCGAGTTCGCCGACACCTGCGGGGTGAAGACGCGGACGCTGCGCTCGCTGCTCGGGCTGTAG
- a CDS encoding conditioned medium-induced protein 4 produces the protein MDRKTEELRDIFMSVAEEETVTETQEESRGSLADRGDVGQRLSDVVERMRERYAFRTDLDDDELCALVRGFYDGETDADLARELDVSRHTVFRARMDLHLLRESDLDAPFDLDVLRDWLDDEDPLTDVADDLDVSASTVRRYRDALAARNESRAANDRYRDEFDSILADSDLTGGLTDDVKDDGLEDATEDAEVDVSF, from the coding sequence ATGGACAGAAAGACGGAGGAACTGCGCGACATCTTCATGTCCGTGGCCGAAGAGGAGACGGTCACGGAGACACAGGAGGAGTCGCGCGGCTCGCTCGCCGACAGGGGTGACGTCGGCCAGCGCCTGTCCGACGTCGTCGAGCGGATGCGCGAGCGGTACGCGTTCCGGACCGACCTCGACGACGACGAGCTGTGTGCGCTGGTCCGCGGCTTCTACGACGGCGAGACCGACGCCGACCTCGCGCGCGAGCTCGACGTCTCCCGACACACCGTGTTCAGGGCGCGGATGGACCTGCACCTGCTCCGCGAGAGCGACCTCGACGCACCGTTCGACCTCGACGTCCTGCGCGACTGGCTCGACGACGAGGACCCGCTGACGGACGTCGCCGACGACCTCGACGTGAGCGCGTCGACCGTGCGTCGCTACCGCGACGCGCTCGCCGCCCGCAACGAGTCCCGCGCCGCGAACGACCGCTACCGCGACGAGTTCGACAGCATCCTCGCCGACAGCGACCTGACCGGCGGGCTCACGGACGACGTGAAGGACGACGGGCTGGAGGACGCGACGGAGGACGCGGAAGTCGACGTCTCGTTTTAA
- a CDS encoding tryptophanase: protein MTTYKSKMVERIHLPAREERAANLEDAGYNLFNLDADDVFVDLLTDSGTGTMTDEQWAAMFRGDESYAGSSSFRKLEDAVADVMGFEHVVPAHQGRGAENVLYGTILEEGDVVLNNTHFDTTRAHVANQGADAVDCPVPEASEFDSGGDFKGNFSVDEARRVVEEVGAENVPAIILTITNNSAAGQPVSVANTREVREFCDEIDATFVVDACRFAENAYFVTQREPEFADATVAEVAREQLSYADAAVMSGKKDGLVNIGGFVACNDETLFEHAKQRGILYEGFSTYGGMSGRDIEAMAVGLREAVEEAYIADRVEQVRFLGERIAEHGVPVFQPVGGHAVYLDAGEFLPQIPAEEFPGQALAVEIYREGGVRCVELGSFAFPDSDRPELVRMAVPRRMYHKEHIEHVVDTVAAVWDRREEISGYEVVHEPPMKEIRHFSAELAPL from the coding sequence ATGACGACGTACAAGTCGAAGATGGTGGAGCGCATCCACCTGCCGGCACGCGAGGAGCGAGCGGCCAACCTGGAGGACGCGGGCTACAACCTGTTCAACCTGGACGCCGACGACGTGTTCGTCGACCTGCTCACCGACTCCGGCACCGGGACGATGACCGACGAGCAGTGGGCGGCGATGTTCCGCGGCGACGAGTCCTACGCCGGGAGCTCGAGCTTCCGGAAGCTCGAGGACGCCGTCGCCGACGTGATGGGCTTCGAGCACGTCGTCCCCGCCCACCAGGGTCGCGGCGCGGAGAACGTGCTCTACGGCACCATCCTCGAGGAGGGCGACGTGGTGCTGAACAACACCCACTTCGACACGACCCGGGCGCACGTCGCCAACCAGGGAGCCGACGCCGTCGACTGTCCCGTCCCCGAGGCCAGCGAGTTCGACAGCGGGGGCGACTTCAAGGGCAACTTCTCGGTGGACGAGGCCCGGCGCGTCGTCGAGGAGGTCGGCGCGGAGAACGTCCCGGCGATCATCCTGACCATCACGAACAACTCCGCCGCCGGCCAGCCGGTCTCCGTCGCGAACACCCGCGAGGTGCGCGAGTTCTGCGACGAGATCGACGCGACGTTCGTCGTCGACGCCTGCCGGTTCGCCGAGAACGCCTACTTCGTCACCCAGCGCGAGCCCGAGTTCGCGGACGCGACCGTCGCCGAGGTCGCCCGCGAGCAGCTCTCCTACGCCGACGCAGCCGTCATGTCCGGCAAGAAGGACGGCCTCGTCAACATCGGCGGCTTCGTGGCCTGCAACGACGAGACGCTGTTCGAGCACGCCAAGCAGCGCGGCATCCTCTACGAGGGCTTCTCCACCTACGGCGGCATGTCCGGCCGCGACATCGAGGCGATGGCGGTCGGCCTGCGCGAGGCCGTCGAGGAGGCGTACATCGCCGACCGCGTCGAGCAGGTCCGCTTCCTGGGCGAGCGCATCGCCGAGCACGGCGTCCCCGTCTTCCAGCCCGTCGGTGGCCACGCGGTCTACCTCGACGCCGGGGAGTTCCTGCCCCAGATTCCGGCGGAGGAGTTCCCCGGACAGGCCCTCGCCGTCGAGATCTACCGTGAGGGTGGCGTCCGCTGTGTCGAACTCGGGAGCTTCGCGTTCCCCGACAGCGACCGCCCCGAACTCGTCCGGATGGCGGTCCCGCGCCGGATGTACCACAAGGAGCACATCGAGCACGTCGTCGACACCGTCGCCGCGGTCTGGGACCGCCGCGAGGAGATCTCCGGCTACGAGGTCGTCCACGAGCCGCCGATGAAGGAGATCCGGCACTTCTCGGCCGAGCTGGCACCCCTGTAG
- a CDS encoding IMP cyclohydrolase — protein MYIGRFLVVGPDVGAYRVSSRSFPNRTVSRRDDDTLTVGPTADAPETDNPYVAYNCVRVTDAGAVLGNGSHVDPVAEKLAMGYPARDALATALLSLDYEKDDYDTPRIAGVIGGDSAFVGIVRRDALLVHEVTEPTLVATYEKDTPEAYDFDATDAEAAAREVLEAEFEHAVCAAGVVRDGDGFSLASLDA, from the coding sequence ATGTACATCGGACGATTCCTGGTGGTCGGTCCCGACGTCGGCGCGTACCGCGTCTCCTCGCGCTCGTTCCCGAACCGGACGGTCTCGCGGCGCGACGACGACACGCTGACCGTCGGTCCCACGGCGGACGCTCCGGAGACGGACAACCCGTACGTGGCGTACAACTGCGTCCGCGTCACCGACGCCGGCGCGGTGCTGGGCAACGGCTCGCACGTCGACCCCGTCGCGGAGAAGCTGGCGATGGGCTACCCGGCCCGCGACGCCCTCGCGACCGCGCTGCTCTCGCTGGACTACGAGAAGGACGACTACGACACGCCCCGCATCGCCGGGGTCATCGGAGGGGACTCCGCGTTCGTCGGCATCGTGCGCCGCGACGCCCTCCTCGTCCACGAGGTCACCGAGCCGACGCTCGTCGCGACGTACGAGAAGGACACCCCCGAGGCGTACGACTTCGACGCGACCGACGCCGAGGCGGCCGCCCGCGAGGTGCTCGAGGCCGAGTTCGAGCACGCGGTCTGTGCCGCCGGCGTGGTCCGCGACGGCGACGGGTTCTCGCTGGCGAGTCTGGACGCCTGA
- a CDS encoding L-threonylcarbamoyladenylate synthase produces the protein MTDVAHAGEVVREGGLVVYPTETVYGLGADALDPDAVERVFEAKGRARDKPVSLGVPDVETATEHVLATGREESFMDEFLPGPVTVLCQRREHVPDVLTAGREQVGVRVPDHATALALYRAAGTPVTATSANLSGRPSVTDPADLDEEFLERVDHVVDDGPTDGTESTVVDVETGEIHRRGALADRIEDWLAEE, from the coding sequence ATGACCGACGTGGCACACGCCGGCGAGGTGGTCCGCGAGGGCGGCCTCGTCGTCTACCCGACCGAGACGGTGTACGGACTCGGTGCCGACGCGCTCGACCCCGACGCCGTCGAGCGCGTGTTCGAGGCGAAGGGACGGGCCCGCGACAAGCCCGTCTCCCTCGGCGTCCCCGACGTCGAGACCGCGACGGAGCACGTGCTGGCGACCGGGCGCGAGGAGTCGTTCATGGACGAGTTCCTGCCCGGCCCGGTGACGGTGCTCTGCCAGCGCCGCGAACACGTCCCGGACGTGCTGACCGCCGGTCGCGAGCAGGTCGGCGTCCGTGTGCCGGACCACGCGACGGCGCTGGCGCTGTACCGGGCCGCCGGGACGCCGGTCACGGCGACGAGCGCGAACCTGAGCGGGCGACCGAGCGTCACCGACCCCGCAGACCTCGACGAGGAGTTCCTGGAGCGGGTGGACCACGTCGTCGACGACGGCCCGACCGACGGCACCGAGAGCACCGTCGTCGACGTCGAGACCGGCGAGATCCACCGCCGCGGCGCGCTCGCCGACCGCATCGAGGACTGGCTGGCCGAGGAGTGA